In Flavobacterium sp. GSB-24, the genomic window GATGTCTTTACGGCCATTTTGAAAATAAAGAAGATTTATCCGAGCAGGTGATTGATTTGTCTTTAAAAATGGTTTCAGATAGAATCAGGGCGGCAGTTTACCAGGCTAAAACAATAAAAGGTAAAGTGTCTGCATTTTTAGATTTCTACAAAAACCCAATCGAAACTTATATTTCCGGAGGCTGTCCGATATTTAATACTGCGGTGGAAGCAGATGACAATTATCCTCTTATAAAAGAAAAAGTAGCCAAAGTAGTCCGTAGCGGCCAGCAGGAATTAACGGCTCTGCTGCAGGAAGGAATCAATACGGGTGAATTTTCAAGTAAACTTGATCCTGCGGTCTTTGCGTTTAAATTGACAGCTTCGGTTGAAGGCGGTATTGTAATGTGCAGAGTTATGGGGACGGCAAAACCAATGCAGGGACTTGTGAAAAGCCTAAAATCTGAATTGGAACAATACGTCTTATAATTTTTTTTTGATTAAAAATATACCAAAAAGTTTATTTTAAAATATACTAAAAAGTCTAAAAATAGAATTGATTAATTTGATAACTAAAGAATAAAAAATAATTTAAATAGAAATAAAAATGAAAACAGCAGGCAATACAATATTCATTAGCGGGGGAAGTGCCGGTATAGGATTGGCAGTTGCAAAAAAATTAAGCAGCTCAGGCAATAAAATAATAATTAACGGGCGCAGTGGAGAACGTCTGCAGAGTGCTTTAAAACAATTGGATAATGCAGCGGCTATACAAGGGGATTTATCTCTGGAAGCCGATAGAATTCGAATTGCGGAACAGTTAAAAGAGCATTACCCGGAAGTAAATCTAATCATTAACAATGCCGGTGCAGCGTTCAGTTATCTTTTAAGTGAAACTTTAAATGCCCACCAGAAAGCCGCAATAGAGATGAATACCAATTATTTGAGCGTAATTCATTTCACGGAGCTTTTACTGCCGCACTTACTGCAGAAAAAAGAATCTGCGGTTGTTAATATTTCTTCTATTGCCGTATTTGCAAGCCATAAATTGCTTCCAACTTATGGAGCCTCTAAAGCGGCACTTCACAGTTATACCGCCGCACTCCGATCCACTTATGAAGAAGAGAAAAATCTTCAAATCTATGAAGTCTATCCCCCGCTGGTCAATACTGAATTTTCAGCTGAGATAGGAGGGGCACAGGGCATTTCGCCGGACCAGGTTGCAGATGAATTGTTTTTGGCTCTTGAAAAAAATCAGTTTGATGTTCCGGTTGGCGATTCTAAACAATTCTTTAAATAAACCATTATGGACATAAAAGGCAAAACGATATTGATCACCGGAGGCGCTTCCGGTATTGGGTTTGAAGCGGCCAAACAGTTCTTGGCACTCGGAGCCAAAGTAATCATTACGGGAAGAAATCAGGCCAAATTGGATGCCGCTAAAAAAGCATATCCAGCCATCACAGCAATTCAAAGTGATGCGGCAGATAAAGAAGATGCAAAATTTCTTTTTAACAAAGTAAGAGAACTCGGAGGTATTGACATTTTATACAATAATGCCGCCGTACTTGCACCGCCGTCAAATTTAGGTATCCCAAGTGACAGACATATTGAAGGTGCCGCTTACGAAATGCAGGTCAATTACATAGGCGTTATAAGGCTTAATAACCTGTTTATGGACATGTTGCAGTCCAGAAAAGAAGCCGCGATAATAAATACAACATCAATACTCAGTCAGGCCCCGTCATTGATTGAAGCCACCTATTCTTCTTCTAAAACCGCGCTGGCTTTCTACACCGTGTCGCTTCGTGAGCATTTGAAGATAATAGGAAGTCACGTAAAAATATTTGAACTGATCCCGCCGCTTGTTGCCACAGAAATGACCGCAGACCGGAAAGATAAAAAAATATCGGTTCAGGAAATGGTAAAAGGACTTATAGACGGGCTTGAGAAGGAAAATTATACCATACGCGTGGGCGATGCGAAACTCTTCAGCCTGGTTAACAGGTTTTTTCCAAAAACAGCCTTTAGATTAATTAACCCTAAGAAAAGCCATCAGCTTTTAAAAAACTAATATGAAAGCATTTATAATAAATAAATATACTAAAGCAGGTCTGCAGCTTGCAGATGTTCCAGATCCAGCTGTGGGCAATAATGATGTTTTAATTGAAGTCTATGCCGCAGGGGTTAATCTTTTGGATTCCAAAATAAAAACAGGAGAGTTTAAATTGATGCTTCCCTATAAAATGCCTATGATTCTGGGGCATGATGTGGCGGGTATTGTGGTCAAAACAGGTAAAAATGCCACAAAATTTAAAGTCGGGGACCACGTATATTCCCGCCCAGCGGATTACCATGCAGGGACTTTTGCCGAGTATATTGCCGTGAATGAAAAAGATGCGGCATTCAAGCCCAAAAACATTTCTATGAACCAGGCGGCTTCTATTCCGCTGGCTGCGCTCACGGCATGGCAGGCATTGGTAGAGCTTTCGGGTTTGAAAAAGGGTCAGAAAGTATTTATCCAGGCAGGTTCAGGAGGTGTTGGAACCATAGCGATACAGCTGGCAAAACACTTAGGTGCAGTCGTTGCCACTACAGCCAGTGCAAAAAGTTTTGAACTGCTGAAAAACCTCGGTGCTGATATACTTATTGATTATAAAACCAATGATTTTGAGCATATGCTTAAAGATTATGATGTTGTTCTGAACAGCCAGGATCAGAAAACACTTGAAAAATCATTAAACGTTTTAAAACCTCACGGAAAGGCAGTCTCCATTTCAGGACCGCCGACACCTGAGTTTGCAAAAGAGATAGGACTGCCGTGGCATTTGAGCATAATTATGTCCCTGCTTAGTTTTGGTGTAAGAAATAAGGCTAAAAAGAAGCGTGTGAACTTTAGTTTTCTATTTATGAGAGCTGAAGGAAGCCAGCTGCAGGAAATTACAAAACTTATTGAAAATGGAATTATTAGACCAGTAGTAGATAAAGTATTTGTTTTTGAACAGACCAACCAGGCCCTGGAGTATGTAGAAAGCGGGCGCGCTAAAGGTAAGGTTGTAATACAGATAAAAAGTGAGAACCAGCAGATGCACAGTGTAAAACCTCATTGATCAATGCAGGTTTTACCCTCAGGCGGCAATAATTTTTTAATCCACACCAATGCAGAGAATTAACCACAGGCCCAATGATGCCGCTGAGTATCATCTGAATCGGTACCAGCATAATGTGCCGAGGTTTTCCCTTTACCAGATTGAGGCTTATTTAAAAAAATACGATAAGAAAAGAAGGATAGCCCATGCCGCGAACCACTATCAGATCATCTGGTTTAAAAAGGGAAATGGCCGCTATTTTGTCAATTTTAAAGCCTGCGATATTGACCGGAACACTCTTTTTTTTCTAACTGAAAATGATAATCATTATTTTGACAGAAATACCGGTTACAGCGGGGTTTTGATTCAGTTCAATGAAGAGTTTCTGATCCG contains:
- a CDS encoding SDR family NAD(P)-dependent oxidoreductase, coding for MDIKGKTILITGGASGIGFEAAKQFLALGAKVIITGRNQAKLDAAKKAYPAITAIQSDAADKEDAKFLFNKVRELGGIDILYNNAAVLAPPSNLGIPSDRHIEGAAYEMQVNYIGVIRLNNLFMDMLQSRKEAAIINTTSILSQAPSLIEATYSSSKTALAFYTVSLREHLKIIGSHVKIFELIPPLVATEMTADRKDKKISVQEMVKGLIDGLEKENYTIRVGDAKLFSLVNRFFPKTAFRLINPKKSHQLLKN
- a CDS encoding NADP-dependent oxidoreductase yields the protein MKAFIINKYTKAGLQLADVPDPAVGNNDVLIEVYAAGVNLLDSKIKTGEFKLMLPYKMPMILGHDVAGIVVKTGKNATKFKVGDHVYSRPADYHAGTFAEYIAVNEKDAAFKPKNISMNQAASIPLAALTAWQALVELSGLKKGQKVFIQAGSGGVGTIAIQLAKHLGAVVATTASAKSFELLKNLGADILIDYKTNDFEHMLKDYDVVLNSQDQKTLEKSLNVLKPHGKAVSISGPPTPEFAKEIGLPWHLSIIMSLLSFGVRNKAKKKRVNFSFLFMRAEGSQLQEITKLIENGIIRPVVDKVFVFEQTNQALEYVESGRAKGKVVIQIKSENQQMHSVKPH
- a CDS encoding TetR/AcrR family transcriptional regulator yields the protein MLSKAERTKQFILETAVPLYNEKGISGVNIDDVLEATKLTKGCLYGHFENKEDLSEQVIDLSLKMVSDRIRAAVYQAKTIKGKVSAFLDFYKNPIETYISGGCPIFNTAVEADDNYPLIKEKVAKVVRSGQQELTALLQEGINTGEFSSKLDPAVFAFKLTASVEGGIVMCRVMGTAKPMQGLVKSLKSELEQYVL
- a CDS encoding SDR family NAD(P)-dependent oxidoreductase — its product is MKTAGNTIFISGGSAGIGLAVAKKLSSSGNKIIINGRSGERLQSALKQLDNAAAIQGDLSLEADRIRIAEQLKEHYPEVNLIINNAGAAFSYLLSETLNAHQKAAIEMNTNYLSVIHFTELLLPHLLQKKESAVVNISSIAVFASHKLLPTYGASKAALHSYTAALRSTYEEEKNLQIYEVYPPLVNTEFSAEIGGAQGISPDQVADELFLALEKNQFDVPVGDSKQFFK